One window from the genome of Streptococcus salivarius encodes:
- the traF gene encoding conjugal transfer protein TraF: protein MSNFASAFTPISVSSAKENIDTAEKFILFIGRPSCPYCQLFEPKLSNVARNSNLTIFYINSENSEELEDIQALRKRYGIATVPALFVSENGAAKVVCDSSLSEDDILDFIS from the coding sequence ATGTCAAATTTTGCATCTGCTTTTACACCTATTTCTGTTTCTTCGGCTAAGGAGAATATTGATACAGCTGAAAAATTTATTTTATTTATTGGACGTCCTTCTTGTCCATATTGTCAACTTTTTGAACCTAAATTATCAAATGTGGCACGTAATTCAAATCTTACTATTTTCTATATTAATAGCGAAAATAGTGAAGAATTAGAAGATATTCAAGCTTTACGTAAAAGATATGGTATTGCTACAGTTCCTGCTCTCTTTGTTTCAGAAAATGGAGCTGCTAAGGTTGTATGTGACTCATCTCTTTCTGAGGATGATATTTTAGATTTTATTTCTTAG